One window of the Pirellulales bacterium genome contains the following:
- a CDS encoding LssY C-terminal domain-containing protein: protein MWLGVATLDTSVGFCQTTGEITHHISSNVDAERDKLLNDLQTAGEISSVDWIDNFQPQHEGRNGGGRSLPYRRPPCGGNVN, encoded by the coding sequence TTGTGGCTGGGTGTTGCAACACTCGATACTAGCGTCGGCTTCTGTCAAACCACCGGCGAAATTACCCACCACATTAGCTCCAATGTGGATGCCGAGCGAGACAAATTATTGAACGATTTGCAAACGGCCGGAGAAATTAGCTCGGTCGATTGGATCGACAATTTTCAACCGCAACACGAAGGCCGCAACGGCGGGGGGCGATCCTTACCATACCGACGGCCGCCTTGCGGTGGGAACGTTAACTGA
- a CDS encoding DUF1592 domain-containing protein, giving the protein MPGRIPAFSRHLLAAPAYIFLALAVSQAVAADLRSGQDIYATTCAKCHGAAGEGTKEHHPDPLVGDRSVAELARLIEKSMPEDQPGTCTGDDAHQVAAYIYDAFYSPAARVRNQPARIELARLTVRQYQNAVTDLIASFRGPTKISEQYGLRGEYFRSRNFDEKDRLLDRIDAQVAFDFGDASPGGEKFDPRQFSIRWQGALLAPDTGDYEFLIATDHAARLWVNDAHQPLIDAWVKSGNDTEFRGSIHLLGGRAYPLRLEFSKSKQGVDDSDKNKNKPPQKASIALRWKLPHLTEEIIPQRCLWPTQMPEVFVASAPFPPDDRSTGYERGTSISKEWDRATTEDAIETADYVASHLYDLADVKESSPERAAKIRNFCTRFVQRAFRRPLTEEQAARYIGHQFEQSGDNFEFAAKRVVLLALKSPWFLYREIGDENPNTSYDVAARLAFGIWDSIPDHDLSQSAKAGQLATHEQLVHQAERMLADVRAHSKLRDFFLQWLKVDQIPDLSKDPTQYPDFTPEIATDLRTSLELCINHVLGSDSSDFRQLFLTTSIPLNGRLAKFFGVELPADAPFQNVEFEPDHRAGLLTHPYLLATFAHAQTSSPIHRGVFISRNLLGRALRPPPEAMIPFAPELHPDLTTRQRVALQTNSQSCMVCHATINPLGFTLENFDAVGRFRAEEQGKSIDASGGYETRGGETEQFSGVRDLAKFLADSDETHAAFVEHLFHFLIKQPVRAYGPEELDQLTVSFKQNDFNIRKLVAEIVASAAVLPGSRPASNTEPEQTEKP; this is encoded by the coding sequence ATGCCCGGACGAATTCCCGCCTTTAGCCGCCATCTGCTGGCGGCGCCCGCCTATATTTTTTTGGCGCTAGCCGTTTCGCAGGCAGTTGCGGCTGATCTTCGCAGCGGACAGGATATTTACGCTACTACGTGTGCCAAGTGCCACGGCGCCGCCGGCGAAGGAACAAAAGAGCATCACCCCGATCCGCTAGTGGGCGACCGTTCCGTTGCCGAATTGGCGCGGTTGATCGAAAAATCGATGCCGGAAGATCAGCCTGGAACGTGCACCGGCGACGATGCCCACCAGGTTGCGGCCTACATTTACGATGCCTTTTACTCCCCGGCCGCCAGAGTTCGCAATCAGCCGGCCCGCATTGAATTGGCTCGTCTGACCGTCCGGCAGTATCAAAATGCGGTCACCGATTTGATCGCCAGCTTCCGTGGCCCAACGAAGATTAGCGAGCAGTACGGTTTGCGTGGCGAATACTTCCGGTCGCGCAACTTTGACGAGAAAGATCGTCTGCTCGATCGCATCGATGCACAGGTGGCGTTTGATTTTGGCGATGCAAGCCCAGGCGGCGAAAAGTTCGACCCGCGGCAATTCTCCATTCGCTGGCAAGGCGCGCTGCTCGCGCCCGATACCGGCGATTACGAGTTCTTAATTGCCACCGATCACGCCGCGCGCCTGTGGGTAAACGATGCTCATCAACCCTTGATCGATGCCTGGGTGAAGTCGGGCAACGACACGGAATTTCGCGGCTCCATTCACTTGCTTGGCGGGCGTGCCTACCCGCTGCGGCTGGAGTTTTCCAAATCGAAGCAAGGCGTCGACGATTCTGACAAGAATAAGAACAAGCCACCGCAAAAAGCGTCCATTGCACTGCGCTGGAAATTGCCGCACCTGACGGAAGAAATCATTCCGCAGCGGTGCTTGTGGCCGACCCAAATGCCAGAAGTGTTTGTCGCAAGCGCCCCCTTTCCGCCGGACGATCGCAGCACGGGTTATGAGCGCGGCACATCGATTTCCAAAGAATGGGATCGAGCTACCACTGAGGATGCAATCGAAACGGCCGATTACGTCGCGTCACATTTGTACGATCTGGCCGACGTGAAGGAGTCGTCGCCCGAGCGTGCCGCAAAAATTCGTAACTTTTGCACACGTTTTGTGCAGCGCGCCTTTCGCCGGCCACTTACCGAGGAGCAGGCCGCGCGCTACATCGGCCATCAGTTCGAGCAGTCCGGCGACAATTTCGAATTTGCTGCCAAGCGCGTGGTGCTGCTGGCGCTTAAATCACCTTGGTTTTTGTATCGCGAAATCGGCGACGAAAATCCAAACACTTCCTACGATGTGGCCGCTCGGCTGGCATTTGGAATTTGGGATTCAATTCCCGATCATGATTTGTCGCAATCGGCAAAAGCCGGGCAATTGGCCACGCACGAGCAGTTGGTGCATCAGGCTGAACGCATGTTGGCAGATGTGCGCGCCCATTCGAAACTGCGAGACTTTTTTCTGCAATGGCTGAAAGTCGACCAAATTCCCGACCTATCGAAAGACCCAACCCAGTATCCCGATTTCACTCCTGAAATCGCCACCGATTTGCGCACTTCTTTGGAGTTGTGCATCAATCATGTGCTGGGGAGCGATTCCTCCGACTTCCGGCAACTGTTTTTAACCACTTCGATTCCGCTCAACGGGCGGCTGGCGAAATTCTTCGGCGTAGAACTGCCCGCCGATGCGCCGTTTCAAAACGTAGAGTTTGAGCCCGACCATCGCGCTGGATTGCTGACGCATCCGTATTTGCTAGCCACCTTTGCCCACGCGCAAACCAGTTCTCCCATTCACCGCGGCGTGTTCATTTCGCGGAATTTGTTAGGCCGGGCTTTGCGGCCGCCTCCGGAGGCTATGATTCCGTTTGCGCCGGAATTGCATCCCGACCTGACTACCCGGCAACGGGTGGCGCTTCAGACCAATTCCCAATCGTGCATGGTGTGCCATGCCACCATCAACCCGTTGGGATTTACGCTGGAAAACTTTGATGCTGTGGGACGGTTTCGCGCGGAGGAGCAAGGTAAGTCGATTGATGCCAGCGGTGGCTATGAAACGCGCGGCGGTGAAACAGAACAGTTTTCCGGTGTGCGGGATCTGGCGAAATTCCTGGCCGACAGTGACGAAACCCACGCGGCCTTCGTCGAACATCTGTTTCATTTTTTAATCAAGCAACCTGTTCGCGCTTACGGGCCAGAGGAGCTCGACCAGCTTACGGTTTCGTTCAAGCAAAACGACTTTAATATTCGCAAACTGGTAGCCGAAATTGTGGCCAGCGCGGCAGTGTTGCCCGGGTCGCGACCGGCGTCCAACACTGAACCGGAACAAACGGAAAAGCCTTGA
- a CDS encoding DUF1552 domain-containing protein yields MTKFNSRREFLRHLGISAAAIPFALNLPSLCWGGQSNPKQRLIIMFSPNGIVPDTFWPDEVGDDFIFKESLTPLEGLRDQTLLLHGVCDKVRGDGDNHMRGIGCLLTGTELFPGNIQGGSDTPAGWASGLSIDQEIKNFLQANSETRTRFGSLEFGVMVPDHADTWTRMVYSGPNKPITPIDNPYQMFGKLYGRMKDQESLRSILDDLQDDFHKLSSAVSAPDRRLLDEHAAFVRDLEQELRSGDQNVGHALPQLEPGVKEENDNMPRLSKLQIDLMVNSFAANFARIATLQFTNSVGQAKMHWLGVDEGHHELSHHEDGKQESQDKLTRINRWYCEQLAYLARRLADTPEPGGDGSLLDHTLIVWTNELGKGNTHTLDNIPFVLVGGAPGFRMGRKLDFPLVPHNRLWLSVAHTFGHELKRFGNPDYCSSGPLTGLT; encoded by the coding sequence ATGACCAAGTTCAACTCGCGCCGCGAATTTCTGCGTCACTTGGGAATTAGCGCCGCCGCAATCCCCTTCGCCCTGAATTTGCCCAGCCTCTGCTGGGGTGGCCAATCCAACCCTAAGCAGCGGCTCATCATTATGTTCAGCCCCAATGGCATTGTTCCCGACACGTTTTGGCCGGACGAGGTCGGTGACGATTTTATTTTCAAGGAAAGCCTTACGCCGCTGGAAGGTTTGCGCGACCAAACGCTCCTGTTACATGGCGTGTGCGATAAAGTCCGGGGCGATGGCGATAATCACATGCGTGGCATCGGCTGCCTGCTCACGGGAACCGAATTGTTCCCGGGCAACATTCAAGGCGGGTCCGATACACCGGCGGGCTGGGCCAGCGGGCTGTCGATCGATCAGGAGATTAAAAACTTTCTGCAAGCCAATTCCGAAACGCGCACGCGCTTCGGCTCGCTGGAGTTTGGCGTAATGGTTCCCGACCACGCTGATACGTGGACGCGCATGGTTTATTCTGGGCCGAATAAACCCATCACGCCCATCGACAATCCGTATCAAATGTTTGGCAAACTGTATGGGCGAATGAAAGATCAAGAAAGCCTGCGCAGCATTCTGGACGATTTGCAGGACGATTTCCACAAGCTCAGCTCCGCAGTCAGCGCTCCAGACCGGCGGCTGCTTGACGAACACGCGGCTTTCGTCCGCGATTTAGAACAAGAACTGCGTTCCGGCGATCAAAACGTCGGCCACGCCCTGCCCCAGTTGGAACCGGGCGTTAAGGAAGAAAACGACAACATGCCGCGGCTTAGCAAATTGCAAATCGATTTAATGGTCAACAGCTTCGCTGCCAATTTCGCCCGCATTGCTACGCTGCAATTTACCAACTCAGTCGGTCAGGCAAAGATGCACTGGTTGGGAGTGGATGAGGGGCATCACGAGCTTTCGCATCACGAAGATGGCAAGCAGGAATCGCAAGATAAGCTCACTCGCATTAACCGCTGGTATTGCGAGCAACTGGCATATCTTGCGCGACGGCTGGCAGATACACCTGAGCCCGGCGGCGACGGAAGCCTGCTCGATCACACGCTCATCGTTTGGACCAATGAATTGGGGAAAGGGAACACGCACACGCTCGATAATATTCCTTTCGTGTTGGTCGGCGGCGCGCCGGGCTTCCGTATGGGCCGCAAGCTTGATTTTCCCCTCGTTCCGCACAACCGGCTGTGGCTATCGGTCGCCCATACGTTCGGCCACGAGCTCAAGCGCTTTGGCAATCCCGATTATTGCAGCAGCGGGCCGCTAACCGGTTTAACGTGA